One Dermacentor silvarum isolate Dsil-2018 chromosome 10, BIME_Dsil_1.4, whole genome shotgun sequence genomic window carries:
- the LOC119465950 gene encoding microtubule-associated protein RP/EB family member 1 isoform X1, with translation MGEQGPLCVNVHATNATTENLSRHDMLNWVNDCLRTSYTKIEELCSGAAYCQFMDMLFPGCVSLKKVKFKTNLEHEYIQNFKLLQASFKKVGVDKNIPVDRLIKGRFQDNFEFVQWFKKFFDANYDGRPYDPVEARGNSSVIGSGGTSGSTSRIANNHKVAASRPVHATKPMARNAPVSKPIGAATRITGSTGAGDSHRLEELTNQVAELKTTVDGLEKERDFYYGKLRDIEVLCQECEQKHGKSQVVDQILEILYATEEDPEENECDNQSHSEGFSVPEDYVEDGGTVAGGEEEEY, from the exons ATGGGAGAGCAGGGCCCACTGTGCGTCAACGTGCACGCCACGAATGCTACCACAGAGAACCTGAGTCGCCATGACATGCTGAACTGGGTGAATGACTGCCTCCGCACTAGCTACACCAAAATTGAGGAGCTCTGTTCAG gAGCTGCCTATTGTCAGTTCATGGATATGCTCTTCCCTG GTTGCGTGAGCTTGAAAAAAGTAAAGTTCAAGACAAATCTTGAACATGAGTACATCCAGAACTTCAAGCTGCTTCAGGCATCTTTCAAGAAAGTGGGCGTGGACAAG AACATCCCTGTTGACAGATTGATCAAGGGCCGTTTTCAGGACAACTTCGAGTTTGTCCAGTGGTTCAAGAAGTTTTTCGATGCCAACTATGATGGCCGCCCATATGATCCCGTGGAGGCGAGAGGGAACTCGTCAGTCATTGGCAGCGGCGGTACATCTGGCAGCACCTCTCGTATCGCGAACAACCACAAGGTTGCTGCTTCACGGCCAG TGCATGCCACCAAGCCCATGGCGCGCAACGCTCCGGTGTCGAAGCCCATTGGAGCAGCAACGCGGATAACTGGAAGCACAGGGGCCGGCGACTCTCACAGGCTCGAGGAGCTCACAAACCAG GTTGCGGAGCTGAAGACTACCGTAGATGGCCTGGAAAAGGAGCGGGACTTCTACTACGGCAAGCTGCGTGACATAGAAGTCCTGTGTCAAGAGTGCGAACAGAAGCATGGAAAGTCTCAAGTTGTCGATCAGATCCTCGAGATTCTCTACGCCACTGAG GAGGACCCTGAGGAAAACGAGTGTGACAACCAGTCACATAGC GAGGGCTTCTCGGTTCCCGAGGACTACGTTGAAGATGGCGGAACTGTAGCTGGAGGTGAAGAGGAAGAATACTAA
- the LOC119465950 gene encoding microtubule-associated protein RP/EB family member 1 isoform X2 codes for MGEQGPLCVNVHATNATTENLSRHDMLNWVNDCLRTSYTKIEELCSGAAYCQFMDMLFPGCVSLKKVKFKTNLEHEYIQNFKLLQASFKKVGVDKNIPVDRLIKGRFQDNFEFVQWFKKFFDANYDGRPYDPVEARGNSSVIGSGGTSGSTSRIANNHKVAASRPVHATKPMARNAPVSKPIGAATRITGSTGAGDSHRLEELTNQVAELKTTVDGLEKERDFYYGKLRDIEVLCQECEQKHGKSQVVDQILEILYATEEGFSVPEDYVEDGGTVAGGEEEEY; via the exons ATGGGAGAGCAGGGCCCACTGTGCGTCAACGTGCACGCCACGAATGCTACCACAGAGAACCTGAGTCGCCATGACATGCTGAACTGGGTGAATGACTGCCTCCGCACTAGCTACACCAAAATTGAGGAGCTCTGTTCAG gAGCTGCCTATTGTCAGTTCATGGATATGCTCTTCCCTG GTTGCGTGAGCTTGAAAAAAGTAAAGTTCAAGACAAATCTTGAACATGAGTACATCCAGAACTTCAAGCTGCTTCAGGCATCTTTCAAGAAAGTGGGCGTGGACAAG AACATCCCTGTTGACAGATTGATCAAGGGCCGTTTTCAGGACAACTTCGAGTTTGTCCAGTGGTTCAAGAAGTTTTTCGATGCCAACTATGATGGCCGCCCATATGATCCCGTGGAGGCGAGAGGGAACTCGTCAGTCATTGGCAGCGGCGGTACATCTGGCAGCACCTCTCGTATCGCGAACAACCACAAGGTTGCTGCTTCACGGCCAG TGCATGCCACCAAGCCCATGGCGCGCAACGCTCCGGTGTCGAAGCCCATTGGAGCAGCAACGCGGATAACTGGAAGCACAGGGGCCGGCGACTCTCACAGGCTCGAGGAGCTCACAAACCAG GTTGCGGAGCTGAAGACTACCGTAGATGGCCTGGAAAAGGAGCGGGACTTCTACTACGGCAAGCTGCGTGACATAGAAGTCCTGTGTCAAGAGTGCGAACAGAAGCATGGAAAGTCTCAAGTTGTCGATCAGATCCTCGAGATTCTCTACGCCACTGAG GAGGGCTTCTCGGTTCCCGAGGACTACGTTGAAGATGGCGGAACTGTAGCTGGAGGTGAAGAGGAAGAATACTAA
- the LOC119465950 gene encoding microtubule-associated protein RP/EB family member 1 isoform X3, whose product MGEQGPLCVNVHATNATTENLSRHDMLNWVNDCLRTSYTKIEELCSGAAYCQFMDMLFPGCVSLKKVKFKTNLEHEYIQNFKLLQASFKKVGVDKNIPVDRLIKGRFQDNFEFVQWFKKFFDANYDGRPYDPVEARGNSSVIGSGGTSGSTSRIANNHKVAASRPVHATKPMARNAPVSKPIGAATRITGSTGAGDSHRLEELTNQVAELKTTVDGLEKERDFYYGKLRDIEVLCQECEQKHGKSQVVDQILEILYATEEDPEENECDNQSHSFLLQYSTEVS is encoded by the exons ATGGGAGAGCAGGGCCCACTGTGCGTCAACGTGCACGCCACGAATGCTACCACAGAGAACCTGAGTCGCCATGACATGCTGAACTGGGTGAATGACTGCCTCCGCACTAGCTACACCAAAATTGAGGAGCTCTGTTCAG gAGCTGCCTATTGTCAGTTCATGGATATGCTCTTCCCTG GTTGCGTGAGCTTGAAAAAAGTAAAGTTCAAGACAAATCTTGAACATGAGTACATCCAGAACTTCAAGCTGCTTCAGGCATCTTTCAAGAAAGTGGGCGTGGACAAG AACATCCCTGTTGACAGATTGATCAAGGGCCGTTTTCAGGACAACTTCGAGTTTGTCCAGTGGTTCAAGAAGTTTTTCGATGCCAACTATGATGGCCGCCCATATGATCCCGTGGAGGCGAGAGGGAACTCGTCAGTCATTGGCAGCGGCGGTACATCTGGCAGCACCTCTCGTATCGCGAACAACCACAAGGTTGCTGCTTCACGGCCAG TGCATGCCACCAAGCCCATGGCGCGCAACGCTCCGGTGTCGAAGCCCATTGGAGCAGCAACGCGGATAACTGGAAGCACAGGGGCCGGCGACTCTCACAGGCTCGAGGAGCTCACAAACCAG GTTGCGGAGCTGAAGACTACCGTAGATGGCCTGGAAAAGGAGCGGGACTTCTACTACGGCAAGCTGCGTGACATAGAAGTCCTGTGTCAAGAGTGCGAACAGAAGCATGGAAAGTCTCAAGTTGTCGATCAGATCCTCGAGATTCTCTACGCCACTGAG GAGGACCCTGAGGAAAACGAGTGTGACAACCAGTCACATAGC TTTCTGCTTCAGTATTCAACGGAAGTAAGTTGA